In Paramormyrops kingsleyae isolate MSU_618 chromosome 5, PKINGS_0.4, whole genome shotgun sequence, one DNA window encodes the following:
- the LOC111858866 gene encoding CD209 antigen-like protein C has product MGDNIYTNVELDDGIYANATIADGYKRSTSPSQGDARRRCFGSESAERRDHRPAVACLGLLCFLLLTALIVLAVYHKEAFEVIKAQVKQLQESEEKLAVRICPQNWMSFNLSCYYISNETQTWNDSRKKCTEKGADLVIISSRVEQVFIDDFNGRFWIGLTDLHEEGTWKWVDGEVIPKEKGLWRKGQSDDFQEEDCVESRNTGTEDMKRWNDKNCNVRLQYICEKGSKFLKPKQYQWLHDAL; this is encoded by the exons ATGGGTGACAATATCTACACCAACGTGGAGCTGGATGATGGGATATATGCCAATGCAACCATTGCTGATGGTTATAAACGCAGCACAAGCCCAAGTCAAGGAGATGCGAGAAGGCGGTGCTTTG GGTCTGAGTCGGCAGAGAGACGAGACCACAGACCGGCTGTAGCGTGTCTGGGGCTGCTGTGTTTCCTGCTGCTGACGGCCCTCATAGTGCTGGCTGTTtacc ATAAAGAAGCGTTTGAGGTCATTAAGGCACAGGTCAAACAACTGCAGGAGAGTGAagagaagctggcag TTCGCATCTGTCCTCAGAACTGGATGAGTTTCAACTTAAGCTGTTACTACATTTCCAACGAGACGCAGACCTGGAATGACAGCCGGAAGAAATGCACAGAGAAAGGAGCAGACTTGGTGATCATCAGCAGCAGAGTGGAACAG GTTTTCATCGATGATTTTAATGGACGTTTCTGGATCGGTTTGACTGACCTCCATGAAGAAGGAACCTGGAAATGGGTGGATGGGGAAGTAATTCCCAAAGAGAAAGG ACTCTGGAGGAAAGGCCAGTCTGACGACTTCCAGGAAGAGGACTGTGTGGAGTCCAGGAACACAGGTACCGAAGACATGAAAAGATGGAATGACAAAAACTGTAATGTAAGGCTGCAATACATCTGCGAAAAAGGGAGCAAGTTTTTAAAACCCAAACAATATCAGTGGTTGCATGATGCGCTTTGA
- the LOC111858868 gene encoding uncharacterized protein, whose product METEENIYVNVGNTMDEIQKRRRGTQGPGSLSAERPVHRLAVPGLGLLCLLLLTALIALAVQYITVIRQAKTEQTTLRNERDQLLLNYSLWIAERDQLLLNYSFQTAERDQLLLNYSFQTAERDQLLMKFDKCCNKNDVCPSGWRRFSTNCYYISTEEKTWSDSRQACMQIGADLAIISSREEQDFFEGQSGDFWIGLSDREREGTWKWVDGTTIPVEKGYWRANPQQPDNSGGNEDCVEFNTVHSVPFQRWNDRPCDDNIKWICESVPKC is encoded by the exons ATGGAGACAGAGGAGAACATTTACGTCAATGTAGGCAACACCATGGACGAGATACAGAAGCGGAGGAGAGGAACGCAAGGCCCAG GATCTCTGTCTGCAGAGAGACCCGTCCACAGACTGGCTGTACCAGGTCTGGGGCTGCTGTGTCTCCTGCTGCTGACGGCCCTCATAGCGCTGGCTGTCCAGT ATATCACAGTTATTCGCCAGGCAAAGACAGAGCAAACCACCCTGAGAAATGAGAGAGACCAGCTACTGCTCAATTACAGCCTTTGGATTGCAGAGAGAGACCAGCTACTGCTCAATTACAGCTTCcagacagcagagagagaccagcTACTGCTCAATTACAGCTTCcagacagcagagagagaccagcTACTTATGAAGTTTGATAAATGCTGCAACAAAA ATGATGTCTGTCCATCTGGCTGGAGGAGATTCAGTACAAACTGTTACTACATTTCCACTGAGGAGAAGACCTGGAGTGACAGCCGACAGGCCTGTATGCAGATAGGAGCCGACCTGGCGATCATCAGCAGCAGAGAGGAGCAG GACTTTTTTGAAGGTCAGTCTGGAGATTTCTGGATTGGTctcagtgacagagagagagaaggaacctggaaatgggtggatggaacaACAATTCCTGTAGAGAAAGG GTACTGGCGAGCAAATCCACAGCAGCCTGATAACTCCGGAGGAAATGAAGATTGTGTGGAGTTCAATACTGTACATTCTGTTCCTTTTCAGAGGTGGAACGACCGTCCATGTGATGATAATATAAAATGGATTTGTGAATCCGTACCCAAGTGTTAA